A window of Microbacterium luteolum contains these coding sequences:
- a CDS encoding molybdopterin molybdotransferase MoeA — translation MTALRSVEEQLARVLDAVHVLEAETRPVRDAAGRTLADPAVAAHDIPLFDNSAMDGFAVRAADVDAASEANPITLRVVADLPAGVSLDPPLGPGEAARIMTGSPAPTDADAIVPFEDTAGGLADSLGEVRVLRAPAKPGAFVRRRGADLQAGDDVVLAGERLGAFQIAAAVAAGIAEVTVTRAPRVAVVSTGSELLAPGEPAARGRIPDSNGPLLEQLVADADAEVVLVARVPDEADAVRAVTAEATALGADVIVFTGGVSAGAYEPVRGAFDGQGEVEFVGVAMQPGKPQAFGVLDAGALVFGLPGNPVSVAVSFEVFVRPALLTMQGRAGIHRPHASFTADVAWTTPPGRRQFLPAVVDLVARTVSPATSGGSGSHLAGGLARAQAFAIVPAEVEAVSVGDAIDVMLVG, via the coding sequence ATGACCGCCCTGCGTTCGGTCGAAGAGCAGCTCGCGCGCGTCCTCGACGCCGTGCACGTGCTCGAGGCCGAGACCCGCCCGGTGCGGGATGCCGCGGGGCGCACTCTCGCGGATCCGGCCGTCGCCGCCCACGACATCCCCCTGTTCGACAACTCCGCCATGGACGGCTTCGCTGTGCGCGCCGCCGACGTCGACGCGGCATCTGAGGCGAACCCGATCACTCTCCGCGTCGTCGCAGACCTTCCGGCCGGGGTGTCTCTCGACCCGCCGCTCGGCCCCGGCGAGGCCGCGCGCATCATGACCGGCTCCCCGGCTCCCACGGATGCTGACGCGATCGTCCCGTTCGAGGACACGGCGGGCGGTCTCGCCGACTCGCTGGGCGAGGTCCGCGTGCTGCGGGCGCCGGCGAAGCCCGGGGCATTCGTGCGCCGGCGCGGCGCGGATCTGCAGGCGGGCGACGACGTCGTGCTCGCGGGCGAGCGTCTGGGCGCGTTCCAGATCGCCGCGGCCGTCGCCGCCGGGATCGCCGAGGTGACCGTGACGCGCGCGCCGCGTGTGGCCGTGGTCTCGACCGGCAGCGAACTGCTCGCACCGGGAGAACCCGCCGCCCGCGGACGCATCCCTGATTCCAACGGCCCCCTGCTCGAGCAGCTGGTGGCGGATGCCGATGCCGAGGTCGTCCTCGTCGCCCGGGTGCCCGACGAAGCGGATGCCGTCCGCGCGGTCACCGCGGAGGCCACGGCCCTCGGCGCCGACGTGATCGTGTTCACGGGCGGTGTGAGTGCGGGCGCCTACGAACCGGTGCGCGGCGCGTTCGACGGACAGGGCGAGGTCGAGTTCGTCGGCGTCGCGATGCAGCCGGGCAAGCCGCAGGCCTTCGGCGTGCTGGATGCCGGAGCACTCGTCTTCGGCCTCCCCGGCAATCCGGTGAGCGTCGCGGTGTCGTTCGAGGTGTTCGTGCGCCCCGCTCTGCTCACGATGCAGGGTCGCGCCGGCATCCACCGCCCGCACGCGTCGTTCACCGCCGACGTCGCCTGGACCACCCCTCCGGGCCGTCGTCAGTTCCTCCCTGCCGTGGTCGATCTCGTCGCCCGCACCGTGAGCCCCGCGACGTCCGGCGGCTCGGGCTCGCACCTGGCGGGCGGGCTCGCTCGAGCGCAGGCGTTCGCGATCGTCCCGGCCGAGGTCGAGGCCGTTTCCGTGGGCGACGCGATCGATGTCATGCTGGTCGGATGA
- the moaC gene encoding cyclic pyranopterin monophosphate synthase MoaC: MSFPHLDAAGRAHMVDVTAKQPTVRTASARGFVRCRPEVIAALRDGTAPKGDVLAVARIAGIQAAKSTPALLPLAHVIGVHRASIELDIVDDGVLIEATVGTADRTGVEMEALTAVSVTALAIVDMIKGIDRAVVIENVRIVAKSGGRSGDWVRPGEDAPGDAR; the protein is encoded by the coding sequence ATGAGCTTCCCTCACCTTGACGCGGCCGGCCGCGCGCACATGGTCGATGTGACCGCGAAGCAGCCGACCGTCCGCACGGCGTCCGCACGCGGCTTCGTGCGCTGCAGGCCCGAAGTGATCGCGGCGCTCCGCGACGGCACCGCTCCGAAGGGCGATGTCCTCGCCGTCGCGCGCATCGCCGGCATCCAGGCCGCCAAGTCCACGCCCGCGCTGCTCCCCCTGGCGCACGTCATCGGCGTGCACCGCGCGAGCATCGAGCTCGACATCGTCGACGACGGTGTGCTCATCGAGGCGACCGTCGGCACCGCCGACCGCACCGGCGTCGAGATGGAGGCCCTGACGGCCGTGTCGGTGACGGCCCTCGCGATCGTCGACATGATCAAGGGCATCGATCGCGCGGTCGTGATCGAGAACGTGCGCATCGTCGCGAAGTCGGGCGGACGCTCCGGCGACTGGGTCCGTCCCGGCGAAGACGCGCCAGGAGACGCACGATGA
- a CDS encoding MoaD/ThiS family protein produces MTRVRYFAAAAEAAGTDAEERDERTLLALRAAVVAQHPALTDILPRCAVLVDGVRADDDRPLDDAQLIDVLPPFAGG; encoded by the coding sequence ATGACCCGCGTACGCTACTTCGCCGCCGCCGCCGAGGCCGCGGGCACGGATGCCGAGGAACGCGACGAGCGCACGCTGCTCGCTCTCCGCGCGGCGGTCGTGGCGCAGCATCCGGCCCTCACCGACATCCTGCCGCGGTGCGCCGTGCTCGTCGACGGTGTGCGCGCCGACGACGACCGGCCTCTCGATGACGCCCAGCTCATCGACGTGCTCCCGCCCTTCGCCGGCGGCTGA
- a CDS encoding molybdenum cofactor biosynthesis protein MoaE — translation MNDVRLAAMSEELLDLDAHLRAVEDPRLGGVTTFVGRVRDNDPDAQTPVVGLEYSSHPDAEATLRRIAEQAGGDASAVVAVSHRVGRLEVGDAAVVIAVASEHRAEAFEVCRAVIEDIKRDLPVWKRQLESDGTTSWKGIGG, via the coding sequence ATGAACGACGTAAGACTGGCGGCGATGAGCGAGGAGCTCCTCGACCTCGACGCGCATCTCCGGGCCGTGGAGGACCCGCGACTCGGCGGCGTGACCACCTTCGTCGGACGGGTGCGCGACAACGACCCCGATGCTCAGACGCCGGTGGTCGGCCTGGAGTACAGCTCCCACCCGGATGCCGAGGCGACGCTGCGCCGTATCGCCGAGCAGGCCGGCGGCGATGCCTCCGCCGTGGTGGCCGTGAGCCACCGCGTCGGTCGGCTGGAGGTCGGTGATGCGGCCGTCGTGATCGCGGTCGCCTCCGAGCACCGCGCCGAGGCCTTCGAGGTGTGCCGCGCGGTGATCGAGGACATCAAGCGCGACCTGCCGGTGTGGAAGCGGCAGCTCGAATCCGACGGGACGACGTCGTGGAAGGGCATCGGCGGCTGA
- a CDS encoding MogA/MoaB family molybdenum cofactor biosynthesis protein, with amino-acid sequence MTSLPALVITVSDRSSRGEREDRGGPIAVGLLRDAGWHCPDAEIIPDGADSVADALRRASARGIRLIVTTGGTGVAPRDQTPEGTRRVITRELPGIAEELRRSGLADTPLSVVSRGLAGIIDPAGALVVNLPGSTRAVASGVPVILGVAGHIVDQLEGGDHS; translated from the coding sequence ATGACCTCGCTCCCGGCTCTCGTGATCACGGTCTCGGACCGGTCGTCTCGGGGAGAGCGGGAAGACCGCGGCGGACCGATCGCCGTCGGGCTCCTGCGGGATGCCGGCTGGCACTGCCCGGATGCCGAGATCATCCCGGACGGCGCCGACTCGGTGGCGGATGCTCTCCGCAGGGCATCCGCGCGCGGCATCCGGCTCATCGTCACCACCGGCGGCACCGGCGTCGCGCCGCGTGATCAGACGCCCGAGGGCACGCGCCGGGTGATCACCCGCGAGCTCCCCGGGATCGCCGAGGAGCTGCGGCGCAGCGGACTCGCGGACACTCCGCTGTCCGTGGTGTCGCGGGGACTCGCCGGCATCATCGACCCCGCCGGGGCGCTGGTCGTGAATCTTCCCGGTTCCACGCGTGCCGTGGCATCCGGCGTGCCCGTGATCCTCGGCGTCGCCGGGCACATCGTTGATCAGCTCGAGGGCGGAGACCACTCATGA
- a CDS encoding molybdopterin-dependent oxidoreductase, which yields MAQRRSGKRFIAWAALAGVISGAVFLAVAELFALIFARTASPILAVGGFVIDIVPQPFKEFAIATFGEYDKIALLAGLGLAVVIASAIAGVLQLVKAPLGVIALVIAGVLSTAAIVTRAGVTPLAFLPPVLGTIVGSLILVLLVRRLRAWRAAAAATADDSASGVVPENPAAPKGIDRRRFFALAAIAGVSAVVVGVASRAVTMAVGSVESIRNALKLPAPKSTVTVPQGAELDIKGLSELFTPNKDFYRVDTALTVPTIDPETWRLVIDGMVDQRVELSFQDILDMGLDEYAITLTCVSNEVGGELVGNAMWLGVPLRDVLKKAGVKSGADMVLSKSVDGYTASTPLAALIDDNLDAILAVGMNGEPLPLEHGFPVRMVVPGLYGYVSATKWLTELKVTTFADDEAYWTPRGYSAEAPIKFSSRLDTPSIGEAVPAGKIPIAGVAWAQSVGIERVEVKIDEGDWMPATMSTPINDDTWVQWFMEWDATPGTHYVAVRAVNKNGDLQIEERAPIAPDGSTGWQRSLIRVT from the coding sequence ATGGCGCAGCGACGCAGTGGGAAACGATTCATCGCGTGGGCCGCGCTCGCGGGCGTGATCAGCGGCGCGGTGTTCCTCGCCGTCGCCGAGCTCTTCGCCCTGATCTTCGCGCGCACGGCCAGCCCGATCCTGGCGGTCGGCGGTTTCGTGATCGACATCGTGCCGCAGCCCTTCAAGGAGTTCGCGATCGCCACCTTCGGCGAGTACGACAAGATCGCACTGCTCGCGGGCCTGGGCCTCGCGGTGGTCATCGCTTCGGCGATCGCCGGCGTTCTGCAGCTCGTGAAGGCTCCGCTGGGCGTCATCGCCCTGGTCATCGCCGGCGTGCTCTCCACGGCCGCCATCGTGACGCGCGCCGGAGTCACTCCGCTCGCCTTCCTGCCTCCCGTCCTCGGCACGATCGTCGGGTCGCTGATCCTCGTCCTGCTGGTCCGGCGTCTCCGCGCATGGCGCGCGGCGGCCGCCGCCACGGCGGACGACTCCGCGAGCGGCGTGGTGCCCGAGAACCCGGCCGCCCCGAAGGGCATCGACCGCCGTCGCTTCTTCGCCCTCGCCGCGATCGCCGGGGTATCCGCCGTCGTCGTGGGTGTCGCCTCGCGCGCCGTGACCATGGCCGTCGGCTCTGTCGAGTCGATCCGCAACGCCCTCAAGCTCCCGGCACCGAAGTCGACCGTGACTGTGCCGCAGGGCGCAGAGCTCGACATCAAGGGGCTGAGCGAGCTGTTCACGCCGAACAAGGACTTCTACCGCGTCGACACCGCGCTCACCGTTCCCACGATCGACCCCGAGACCTGGCGTCTCGTGATCGACGGCATGGTCGACCAGCGCGTGGAGCTGTCGTTCCAGGACATCCTCGACATGGGCCTCGACGAGTACGCGATCACGCTCACCTGCGTCTCGAACGAGGTCGGCGGAGAGCTCGTCGGCAACGCGATGTGGCTCGGTGTCCCCCTGCGCGACGTGCTGAAGAAGGCAGGCGTCAAGTCCGGCGCCGACATGGTGCTCTCGAAGAGCGTCGACGGCTACACGGCCAGCACGCCGCTGGCCGCCCTGATCGACGACAACCTCGATGCGATCCTCGCGGTCGGGATGAACGGCGAGCCGCTGCCGCTCGAGCACGGCTTCCCGGTGCGCATGGTCGTGCCCGGGCTGTACGGCTACGTGTCGGCGACCAAGTGGCTCACCGAGCTCAAGGTCACGACCTTCGCCGACGACGAGGCCTACTGGACGCCCCGTGGTTACAGCGCCGAGGCCCCGATCAAGTTCTCGTCGCGGCTCGACACCCCGAGCATCGGCGAGGCGGTGCCAGCGGGCAAGATCCCGATCGCGGGCGTGGCCTGGGCGCAGTCGGTCGGCATCGAACGGGTCGAGGTGAAGATCGACGAAGGCGATTGGATGCCGGCCACCATGTCGACCCCCATCAACGATGACACCTGGGTGCAGTGGTTCATGGAGTGGGACGCGACCCCCGGCACGCACTACGTCGCGGTCCGCGCGGTCAACAAGAACGGCGATCTGCAGATCGAGGAGCGCGCACCGATCGCCCCCGACGGCTCGACCGGGTGGCAGCGTTCGCTGATCCGCGTCACGTGA
- the fdhD gene encoding formate dehydrogenase accessory sulfurtransferase FdhD, producing the protein MGRLTARSPVTRIAIVDDEVTVRRRADTLAVEEPLEIRVAGTPLTVTMRTPGHDVELAAGFLVSEGVIGAGGDFLSAIHCGGPGTGGGAPGSLLTMDSPGSLSLSKGHAGRFDRLSDPESAAPPASVLSSGNTYNVLDVTLRPGLEPLLTDIARNFYTTSSCGVCGAASIEAIEKTSRFDVAADAVTVDAAMLLGLPDRLREGQAVFEKTGGLHAAALFDAASGELLVLREDVGRHNAVDKVIGWAALDDRLPLSGTVLQVSGRASFELVQKAVMAGIPILSAVSAPSSLAVELAAASGVTLAGFVRGSSMNVYARPERVLV; encoded by the coding sequence ATGGGACGCCTCACCGCCCGCTCACCGGTCACCCGCATCGCGATCGTCGATGACGAGGTCACGGTCCGCCGCCGCGCCGACACCCTCGCGGTGGAGGAGCCGCTGGAGATCCGCGTCGCGGGAACCCCGCTGACCGTGACGATGCGCACCCCGGGCCATGACGTCGAGCTCGCCGCCGGATTCCTCGTTTCGGAGGGCGTGATCGGGGCCGGTGGCGATTTCCTCTCCGCGATCCACTGCGGTGGTCCGGGCACAGGAGGCGGGGCGCCCGGTTCTCTGCTGACCATGGACTCACCTGGGTCCCTGAGCCTGTCGAAGGGCCATGCAGGACGCTTCGACAGGCTCAGCGACCCAGAGTCGGCCGCCCCGCCGGCATCCGTCCTCTCCTCGGGCAACACGTACAACGTGCTCGACGTGACACTCCGGCCCGGACTGGAGCCGCTGCTCACCGACATCGCACGCAACTTCTACACGACGAGCTCGTGCGGCGTGTGCGGAGCGGCCTCCATCGAGGCGATCGAGAAGACCTCCCGATTCGACGTGGCGGCGGATGCCGTCACCGTGGATGCCGCGATGCTGCTCGGTCTCCCCGACAGGCTGCGCGAGGGGCAGGCCGTGTTCGAGAAGACCGGCGGCCTCCACGCGGCTGCGCTCTTCGACGCGGCGTCGGGCGAGCTGCTGGTGCTGCGGGAGGACGTCGGCAGGCACAACGCCGTCGACAAGGTGATCGGCTGGGCCGCCCTCGACGACCGCCTGCCGCTGAGCGGCACGGTGCTGCAGGTGTCGGGGCGGGCGAGTTTCGAGCTGGTGCAGAAGGCGGTGATGGCCGGCATCCCGATCCTCTCCGCCGTGTCCGCGCCGTCCTCACTCGCCGTCGAGCTCGCGGCCGCGTCGGGGGTCACGCTCGCGGGGTTCGTGCGGGGGAGCTCGATGAACGTCTATGCGCGTCCGGAGCGCGTGCTGGTCTGA